A genomic region of Solanum dulcamara chromosome 2, daSolDulc1.2, whole genome shotgun sequence contains the following coding sequences:
- the LOC129880158 gene encoding cyclic dof factor 1-like has translation MSEVRDPAIKLFGKTIGMTQQATNCFYLHDDHTRSSPLSTASIDDDKITLEGELTQSKQDDELVDPTADSSVEPETSSGISDDLKMQDADKETLSSKSMEEEDLSEEKELKKPDKLIPCPRCNSMETKFCYYNNYNVNQPRYFCKNCQRYWTAGGTMRNVPVGSGRRKNKSSSISNYPLQARRVEAAAHGMHLPALRTNGTVLTFGSDKPLCDSMVSAFNLAENSHNMNRNEFHGIGSDQSNGTCSTASSVTDKESNSGTHDLANWNNFQGFPPQVPYFQGAPWSYSGFPVSFYPAKPYWGCTVANPWNVPWLSSDQSVHNNSPTSPTLGKHSRDESKLDQSLSRRRDTNLQDREGERCVLIPKTLRIHDPNEAAKSSIWSTLGIRNEKIDSARGTMLFSAFNPKADHINHEHDASFALQANPAALSRSLNFRESTR, from the exons atgtCTGAAGTTAGAGATCCTGCAATTAAGCTGTTTGGTAAAACAATTGGTATGACACAACAAGCAACCAATTGTTTTTATCTTCATGATGATCATACAAGATCTTCCCCTCTTTCAACTGCTTCAATTGATGATGATAAG ATTACTTTAGAAGGAGAACTTACACAAAGCAAACAAGATGATGAACTTGTCGATCCAACAGCAGACTCATCGGTTGAACCAGAAACATCGTCTGGTATAAGCGATGACCTCAAGATGCAGGATGCAGATAAAGAAACATTATCATCAAAATCTATGGAGGAGGAAGATTTGAGTGAGGAAAAGGAACTCAAGAAGCCTGACAAATTGATTCCTTGTCCGCGATGTAATAGCATGGAAACAAAATTCTGCTATTATAACAATTACAACGTCAACCAGCCTCGTTATTTCTGCAAGAACTGCCAGAGATATTGGACTGCTGGAGGTACAATGAGAAATGTGCCTGTGGGTTCTGGACGCCGCAAGAACAAAAGTTCTTCCATTTCAAATTATCCTCTTCAAGCAAGGCGAGTCGAAGCAGCAGCACACGGAATGCACCTTCCTGCTTTAAGGACAAATGGAACTGTCCTTACATTTGGATCAGATAAACCCCTTTGTGATTCCATGGTTTCTGCATTTAACTTAGCTGAGAATTCACATAATATGAATCGAAATGAATTCCATGGAATCGGGAGTGATCAATCAAATGGAACTTGTAGTACAGCATCAAGTGTTACTGACAAAGAAAGCAATTCTGGTACACATGATTTAGCTAATTGGAATAATTTCCAGGGATTTCCTCCTCAAGTACCTTACTTTCAGGGCGCTCCGTGGTCTTATTCTGGTTTTCCAGTATCATTCTATCCAGCAAAACCGTACTGGGGCTGCACCGTAGCAAATCCTTGGAACGTTCCTTGGCTTTCTTCTGATCAATCGGTCCATAACAACAGTCCTACTTCACCGACATTAGGAAAACATTCTCGGGATGAAAGCAAGCTTGATCAATCACTATCGCGGAGAAGAGATACAAATTTGCAGGATAGAGAAGGGGAGAGATGTGTACTGATTCCTAAGACATTAAGGATTCATGATCCAAATGAAGCAGCTAAAAGCTCTATATGGTCAACACTAGGTATCAGGAATGAGAAGATTGATTCGGCTCGTGGGACAATGCTCTTCAGTGCCTTTAATCCAAAAGCTGATCATATAAATCATGAACATGATGCTTCTTTTGCCCTGCAAGCTAATCCAGCAGCCTTGTCTAGATCACTTAATTTCCGCGAGAGCACACGATGA